In Bosea vestrisii, the following are encoded in one genomic region:
- the cobG gene encoding precorrin-3B synthase, producing MSAPARETMRRGWCPGTLRPMLTGDGLLVRLHPPRNALTPDQLVHIAELASRHGNGQIEISGRGNLQLRGIREEAHPALVDDLLAAGLVDEADGDGPNRLTLASPLAGRAADELIDTNALAAAVEHSGRRVAGLPAKFSIAVDGGGALALDGFASDLRLRAVAAEMVAFGLPGDLWFGPVAPDGVPALTARLLGSFVAASCRSSDRIRRMSDLDPDELATLAASCGLMPTTAPIARPKAVPVGRIAERDSRFAVLAGLPFGRTDADGLHRLGALGRDAGVREIRLSPWRGLAFCGLPADTANTLYDTLRSEGLVVELDDPRLSVSACAGAPACARGEAPAQADAAVLAGTLAPLLTGGLSLHVSGCTKSCAHSGSAGLTLVGRDGRYDVIVAGGARDAAIAHLSLGELVRRLEPGQDIRARLEVARH from the coding sequence ATGAGCGCCCCGGCCCGCGAGACGATGCGGCGCGGCTGGTGCCCGGGCACCTTGCGACCGATGCTGACCGGCGACGGTTTGCTCGTGCGCCTGCATCCGCCGCGCAATGCGCTGACGCCTGACCAGCTCGTTCATATCGCCGAACTCGCCAGTCGCCACGGCAACGGCCAGATCGAGATATCCGGCCGCGGCAATCTGCAGCTGCGCGGCATCCGCGAGGAGGCGCATCCGGCGCTGGTCGATGATCTGCTGGCGGCAGGCCTCGTCGATGAGGCCGATGGCGACGGTCCGAACCGGCTCACGCTCGCCTCGCCGCTTGCCGGCCGGGCGGCGGACGAGCTGATCGACACCAACGCACTGGCTGCGGCTGTCGAGCATTCAGGGCGCAGAGTCGCCGGCCTGCCGGCAAAATTCTCGATCGCCGTGGATGGCGGCGGGGCTCTGGCGCTCGATGGCTTCGCTAGCGATCTCAGACTGCGCGCCGTCGCGGCAGAGATGGTCGCATTCGGGTTGCCAGGCGACCTCTGGTTCGGACCGGTTGCGCCGGATGGGGTGCCGGCGCTCACGGCGCGGTTGCTCGGCAGCTTTGTCGCTGCGAGCTGTCGAAGCTCCGACCGAATCCGCCGGATGAGCGATCTCGATCCGGATGAGTTGGCCACCCTGGCCGCTTCGTGCGGGCTGATGCCGACGACGGCGCCGATAGCTCGGCCAAAAGCCGTTCCCGTCGGCCGCATTGCCGAACGGGATAGCCGGTTCGCCGTGCTGGCCGGATTGCCCTTCGGCCGGACGGATGCGGACGGCTTGCACCGGCTTGGCGCACTCGGCCGCGATGCCGGCGTTCGCGAGATCAGATTGTCGCCCTGGCGCGGCCTCGCCTTCTGCGGCCTCCCGGCTGACACGGCGAACACTCTATACGACACGCTTCGAAGCGAGGGCCTCGTCGTCGAGCTGGACGACCCGCGCCTTTCGGTCTCGGCCTGCGCCGGTGCCCCGGCCTGCGCACGCGGCGAGGCGCCGGCGCAGGCCGATGCCGCTGTACTGGCGGGCACGCTTGCGCCGCTGTTGACGGGTGGGCTTTCGCTGCACGTTTCCGGCTGCACCAAGTCCTGCGCGCATTCCGGCAGTGCCGGTCTCACGCTGGTCGGCCGCGACGGGCGCTACGACGTGATCGTCGCGGGCGGCGCCCGTGATGCTGCCATCGCCCATCTTTCGCTGGGAGAACTTGTGCGCCGCCTCGAACCGGGTCAGGACATCCGCGCGCGCCTGGAAGTGGCGCGCCACTAG